The genome window TGGGTGTACTGAACTGTAATTTCAAATGTTATcattacattataataattattgtttcttttcttttggcaGGCACTATTTTGTTTAGGCTTCTCCGTTGGGACAGTATTAATTTTGTGACATGCCGTATCTGGTGCGTGAGAATTTATTTATTGGCAACATCAATGATGCTGCAAAGATACTCCAGGAGGGTAGTGGCGAAGTTACTCATATTTTATCAGTTCTAAGCTCTGCCTCCATTTCATTCTTCTCTGAGTGGCGTAGTGGTCTGTCGATACCCACTAAAGAAATGCGCAAGGTATATTTTGGAGATGCAGATTCTGATGTGTATGCAGGCAACAATCCGGGGACTTTGCAATCATCAGAAAAGCTTATTTATTTGCTGGAGTATGCTGGTAAGGATTTAAAATTAGTGAGGATGGCGGTGCCTCTAAGGGATATGGAGAGAGAGAATTTGCTTGATTATTTGGATGCATGCTTAAATTTTATTGATGAAAGTAGGAAACAGGGGTCAATCTTGGTCCACTGCTTTGCTGGTGTGTCAAGAAGGTACATCTTATATTCATCTTTTTGTGTTATTCCATCTTtcattaagttttttttttttttttacttttaaaggGTCATTTGATAATCATCTAAGTTTGCGTGGTTCTTTTTGTAAGTGCTATAACTTCCAGTAATGTACTACCATTTTGGATTTTAGTAGAGAACATGCTGTTTTGTTTGTTATAGCAATGGTAAGTAAAAGTTTTACTCTATCCTGGGACTTATTTTGactttcttatttttaatttgactTGTTATATATGGtcactttttatatattttatcaatatgATTGCGAGCTCTGTTTATTgtgcaaaaaataatatagtcaAGTTGGTTACTGTAAAATGATTAATGAATCTAATCGCTTTTAGCATCTGCAGATCATTTAAATTGACCATTATTTTTTCAGCCCTAATAGCATGTTTGATGTCTGTGTTCCCTTTGTTCATTGATGCAACAACAAATTACCTGCATCTCTTTTGCTATTGAAAGCTGTGGGATCACAGCTTGCACACTCTAGTTCAGATAGCTGGAAGAATGGATTAGAAGTCAAATGACCATCTACTTTAGAAACAGATGGGATTTGATATGTACACAAAACACATGTATCAAAGATTTTTTAAGTATGTTATAGTAGATAATTATAGAGGTCAAATCTCTTTGTaacttattaaattttgaagtaAACAGGATTGATTCAGTTCCTTATCATTGTTGAGATGCTCCACATTAAGAAAATTTTCAGGCATCCGATGGACCAACTAGTCATCCGCTAGCGGAAAGACAAATATgataaacaatatatatatgtactaatATGTGTGATGACATAAAGATATAATGACAAACACTTATTGTGAGACCAGACAAACTGGTCCAAAAAATTAATGCATCTAATCCATTTTTTTATGGTTTTAACTATTAAATAtgtaataatcaaatttatgtATAAATAAGTGTTATATCGAAATTTACATGCTGCTTAAATAATTAAGTGATTAGATATATACTTATCTGAGATGTACAATTATGCAAATGCCGATACGAATAAAATAATCTAAACCTAATTACTTCTGTGTTTAATGTTAATTAACTATAATATCAATTTGTTAGTCGACCAACTTGCCACTAAAACCAATGTTTTCTTAGTCGATTGCAATTTCTGACTAATCCATTTAGTCAGTAAATCGTTAATGACTTAACAAAAATGTTGTTGCAAGAAGACTGGCTATGGATTTGACATTATCCTATACACGTTTGCAGCAGTTGCAATTTTGAAAAGTCTTCATAAATtgcatatttgttatatttttgtgCTAGTAATCACACAACACTAGTATGGAGACACTTTCCAAAGTAAAGCTGATTGGAGATGTTCAAGAATAATgacttatactccctctgtcccacctAATAGTTAACATTTGGGTTGGACACGGAGATTAAAGAATGTGTAGATGTGGGAAGAAATTTGAAGAAAAGTAGGTAAGTTAATTGGACCTACTAATATTGATAGAGAAAAAAGTACCTATTTTAAGAGATATTAACAATTGGGCGGGACATCTCAAAAAGGATAGTGTTAACAAAAggatgagacggagggagtaatttataATCATCTACTGAACGTAAcatatctaaatatttatttgtgttgTAAGTTATCATCTTTTTAGTTTCTGAATGGCAACTGGATCTAATTTAGGCATAAGTGAGAAGTGGCTCAGCTGTAAAAGGACTAGTAAGTTGCTATAAGCATTGTTAAAAGTTGTaactgattattttattttcttcaattttttttttgtcagacaACTGAAAACTCTTTAAAATTGTTAAAAGAATACATACAGTTTAAGAGATATTACTTTTCTGCTTTGTTTTAGTTTACATCCTTCTTTTGACGTGTCTGTTGCAGTGCGGCCATCATCACAGCATACCTGATGAGAACTGAACGACTATCTGCTGAAGGTTTGAACAATTTAAAACCTTATTTTTGAGTATAATGATTATGCATTATGATATCTTTATCTTCGAGCTTCTAGTGTAGTAAGTAGACTTGAACTTGATGATCTTCGGCCTGCGCGTTTGCAATGAGGTCTTTTTTCCCAATATACATTAACATGATTTTATTACCTTGGTTACTCTGCCACAGATGCAGTTGATTCCTTGAGAGAAAGCTGTGAGTCTGTTTGTCCCAATGATGGTTTCATGGATCAGGTAAGACTAGCGATGCTTTTAAGATTAATCAAACTCCATGTCTTATTAGCTTGTCAGTGTTCTGTTCTTGTAAATGATGTCATAAAATTTCCCTTTCCGATTGCAGTTGAAAATGTTTGAAGACATGGGTTTCAAGGTTGACCACAATAGCTCTATATACAAACGCTTCCATTTAACTCAATTGGGTAAGATAATTTATCTTTAAATGCTTGTTAATTGTTTCAAAGTGATACATTGGATtctttggtttggtttggtttggtttatctATCTTTCAATGCTTAATTGTTTGTGAATACTTAATTTTGTGAGTCTGCCAATATATAAGATCTCATATAGCTTAGGTGAGTATGTATGTATGAGTATCAAGATCTAAAtagtttatttttgataaaattgttaAGTGTTTAAAAAAGTAATATTGTTGAAAtactatttttttgttataattactTGGTTCAATAGACTAACTTGTTTAATGTTATTGTTTCAAAAGAACATGCTCATCTGTAATCAGAACGTCTTTCTCTAAAATGCCTATATTCTTATGTGGTCCAAAAGATTAAACaatttgttttattataaaGGTACAAAAGCCCAGATGCCGACAAACCAAaccttataataaatttattttatcaatgcCCTAATACCCATCCACCGAccaaaaaatttaatgtttcaGTTCTAATAATGATGCAGGAGTGACTTTAAATGTCTGCTctcttattatttatattttaattttttattttgtttcagaGATGAGTTTGTGTTAAAATAGAATGTGTCTCTTATCCATTAAAATAGGTCTATACAAGTAGGCAATGCATGTTATTGATTATATGTGTTTATTACGTTCATTAAAATAAGTCTTCAATAATTAGCCAGTCAAGTTACATTTTAGAATAAATATGCCCCGGAGATGTATGGATTTATATGGTTTTATAGGGCCCGTTAAGATAAGTCTTTAATAATTAGACTAGTcaaaatagattttaaaataaattggcCTGATGTGTTTAATTTGGATTTGGGCTGTTTAGATTAGAATAAAATAGGcccattaaaatatgatttaaaataaagaGGTCTGTAAATCGTCCCAAGTCCTGACCAACCAaaacttttaatatatattggatttttttttgacacAATATATATTGGAtttagtatcaaaatattttcacTTTTTCCAGGCAGTTCTTGTGCATTCAAGAGCTATGTTTAAATTTCTTTTGGCCTATAAtaatacattatttattttttacttttagcTGAAGTTGTTGTGCATCTGAAGAACTATGTTAAGGTTCCTTTTGATTTGTCAATCAATCTTTGTTATGTTTGcttattatatcatatataagaaATAATGTAAAATGGGTAACTTAATATATTGATAGTTTAATATAggtaatttaattaaatgaatAGTTTATTATTTCCATAAATTTCTAATGATGGTTAGTTGATCTTACATTGTATACAAGATTAGGAATCCACGAGCACACTTTTTCTGCATCTCTGTCATTTACAAGATCTCCACTAATTATCAGTAAGTTGTTCAACATTGATAACCCGCATAAAAACAtctgaattaaaactaaaagtccACCCTTAGCTTAAATGCATCATTAATTAAGTTATAAACAAGAAATTGCTAGCACACAAGTTATGTCTCATTTTGCTCTTTAGAACAATTCAGAAGCTATAATATTATGGGTAACTTCCTAACATTTAAATAGTCCCTCATATCCAGAAGCATGGAAAAATTAATCATCAAAGAAGCCTTCATAATCATAATcaataaactttaaaaaaaacttgcacAATATCTTTAACACAAGTAAGATAACgactttattatttaataaaactgTATTGTGTTTCAAAATGAGCAACATTCAATTCAAAGTGCAAGTCAAAGTGCGATTGATCAcactttttttttgccaaaatgaAGTTAGtgaatttaatactccctcagtcccacccatttctttacactttcctttttgggatgtcccatccaattctttacatttcaaaacttaccaaatataGTCAGAGGGTCCCACCACCTCtccatttttctttccttttcacactacttttactccactatcttctttttatacattaaaaatcaatgggtcccaccacttcacccacttttctttctacttttcattattttatacatatttattaacctccgtgcccaacccatttgataagaaatgggagggacggagggagtaataaataatgtatatgtgtgtataaatCAAATCAGAACTTATAATTTATGTCAGACCTAGATAATCAACAACTCATAACTATTCGTTCCGCTGCAGTACACTTAGTATATGTTGGTATTTTATTTCTGTAAATTAAGTGTGAAATTCTATGCGATTATATATTAGTGATTTTGGACTTCAGAAAATGTACAGGTGTTTTTAGAATTTACATTGCTAGTGAAGAACTAGAAGTAAGATGCATTATGAGGGTGTATATCTATCCCACAAAGGTATAATTCCTGAAACTTGCAGGTGATTCTTATAATCGTGGAGAAAGAATTGATAGTTCAAAACTTGGACCTGATCCTGGCCTGTCAACAGAAGACACCTCTTCTGAGAGTGGGTCATCTGTGAACAAAGCACTGACTTCTACTGCTGCATACAGCTGCAAAAAGTGCAGAAGGCTTCTTGCATTGCAGAGTAATGTTCTGGACCATGCTCCTGGAGAGGGTGAGACTTCATTCGACTGGTCTAAAAGGAGAAGTGGCAACCCTTTCAAcaaatatgatgatcttgattgCTCATCACTCTTTGTTGAGCCTCTCCGTTGGATGAAAATAGGTACCAAATAATATTTCTCTACATATGTCCGATAATCTTAAATATGTAGTGTGCCAGTTATAATGTGACTTGTGCTTAGTTTGATAGTTCCTTCCGGAGTCATCAACATTTTTTATCGTATCACTAAAGTAACTCTAATCATAAACATGTGCACAATTTTAAGCTTCTAACAAGAGTTACTTATCCAGTTGAGGAAGGTGGAGTGGAGGGCAAGCTGTCATGTGCAAAATGTGATGCTCGTTTGGGATATTTCAACTGGTCAGGCATCCAATGCAACTGTG of Daucus carota subsp. sativus chromosome 3, DH1 v3.0, whole genome shotgun sequence contains these proteins:
- the LOC108210609 gene encoding uncharacterized protein LOC108210609, translated to MPYLVRENLFIGNINDAAKILQEGSGEVTHILSVLSSASISFFSEWRSGLSIPTKEMRKVYFGDADSDVYAGNNPGTLQSSEKLIYLLEYAGKDLKLVRMAVPLRDMERENLLDYLDACLNFIDESRKQGSILVHCFAGVSRSAAIITAYLMRTERLSAEDAVDSLRESCESVCPNDGFMDQLKMFEDMGFKVDHNSSIYKRFHLTQLGDSYNRGERIDSSKLGPDPGLSTEDTSSESGSSVNKALTSTAAYSCKKCRRLLALQSNVLDHAPGEGETSFDWSKRRSGNPFNKYDDLDCSSLFVEPLRWMKIVEEGGVEGKLSCAKCDARLGYFNWSGIQCNCGSWITPAFQLHKSKVDISTL